One genomic segment of Ancylobacter sp. IITR112 includes these proteins:
- a CDS encoding glycosyl hydrolase 108 family protein yields the protein MNPLIVLAGALLPEILKLGLGSKSAPVAEAVAKAFEKVTGTEDPAQAEAKIEADPKLANELRLELARIAAEAEEKQRQADLEAQRLAIEQASRAAAQELAHRERDDKDRESARGMFVALASARNPLAWAPILISIIIVVGFFWVLWYLISPIPEGTSSPFTRDSPLLQIINIVIGGLVSAFATVVSYYLGSSASSRAKDTASFEIQERLASQTGEALRSQRAGKPPAVAGEPAKAPPAPLKAAKFQRCADIVFAAEGGFVDHPRDPGGATNLGITIGTLRDWRGEEVTVEDVRNLTKEEAREIYRVRYWNPLNGDALPPGVDLVVYDFGVNAGPVRAAKMLQKLVGAKEDGAIGAVTLAAVGTRDPADLIRAFSARRLDYYRALSTWDTFGKGWTNRTLAVEKEALRLAGEAFQAAA from the coding sequence ATGAATCCGCTGATTGTGCTTGCCGGCGCGTTGCTACCCGAAATTCTCAAGCTCGGGCTCGGGTCGAAATCGGCCCCGGTGGCCGAGGCCGTCGCCAAGGCGTTCGAAAAGGTGACGGGGACCGAAGACCCGGCACAGGCCGAGGCCAAGATCGAGGCCGATCCCAAGCTCGCCAACGAATTGCGGCTGGAACTGGCGCGGATCGCGGCCGAGGCCGAGGAAAAGCAACGTCAGGCCGATCTTGAGGCGCAGCGGCTGGCCATCGAGCAGGCGAGCCGGGCCGCCGCGCAGGAACTGGCGCATCGCGAGCGCGACGACAAGGATCGCGAGAGCGCGCGCGGCATGTTCGTGGCGCTGGCCAGCGCGCGCAATCCGCTCGCCTGGGCCCCGATCCTCATCTCCATCATAATCGTCGTCGGTTTCTTCTGGGTGCTTTGGTACCTGATCAGCCCGATTCCGGAGGGAACAAGCTCGCCCTTCACCCGGGACAGCCCGCTGCTGCAGATCATCAACATCGTGATCGGTGGCCTCGTCTCGGCCTTCGCCACGGTGGTGAGCTATTATCTCGGCTCCTCGGCGTCGTCGCGCGCCAAGGACACGGCCTCGTTCGAGATTCAGGAGCGTCTCGCTTCACAGACCGGCGAAGCGCTGCGGTCGCAGCGGGCGGGCAAGCCACCAGCGGTGGCCGGCGAGCCGGCCAAAGCGCCGCCCGCGCCGCTCAAGGCGGCCAAGTTCCAGCGCTGCGCCGACATCGTGTTCGCGGCGGAAGGCGGCTTCGTCGATCACCCCCGCGACCCCGGCGGGGCGACCAATCTCGGCATCACCATCGGCACGCTGCGCGATTGGCGCGGCGAGGAAGTGACCGTCGAGGATGTGCGCAACCTCACCAAGGAAGAGGCGCGCGAAATCTACCGGGTCCGCTACTGGAACCCGCTGAACGGCGACGCGCTGCCGCCCGGTGTGGATCTTGTCGTCTATGATTTCGGGGTGAATGCCGGCCCGGTGCGTGCGGCGAAGATGCTGCAAAAGCTGGTCGGCGCGAAGGAGGACGGCGCCATCGGCGCGGTCACCCTCGCGGCGGTGGGAACGCGCGATCCGGCCGATCTCATCCGCGCCTTTTCGGCGCGGCGGCTCGACTATTACCGTGCGCTCAGCACCTGGGACACCTTCGGCAAGGGCTGGACCAACCGCACGCTTGCCGTGGAGAAGGAAGCCTTGCGGCTTGCCGGGGAGGCATTCCAGGCGGCGGCGTGA
- a CDS encoding MFS transporter translates to MAQTLGPVAALLLGVFFLVTGSGLQNTLLPLRGAFEGFSAINLGILGSSYYLGFVVGCLAVPHLVRRTGHIRAFAALTSGVVAAMMAHPLFIEPITWFVLRTLTGFCFAGLYLVIESWLNDRATNQTRGFVMSAYVIVDYAALTAGQMMITLYPVRAFDLFAIAAILFSLATLPVAIGSSTQPAPIETARIRLPRLFKAAPVAMAGCFAIGLTNGSLWSLGPIFGIGRGLTSDGAATFMSAVVVAGALAQWPIGYLSDRMDRRRILAALLVGALLAGLALGALPFGLLGLSLLGMVYGALSLPAYSLAAAHAYDRTAPSEAVETAAGLLLLYGVGSVVGPALASLGMQNYGPGALFFFTAGAYGLLLIFVLWRILLRERGRQVESKSEPIASAATGTVPRPEKDAADIPLNPLRRWRRAASPGPARAAPRPTAPAATPPPAAETEGTAETDKDFPAAQDGRSDGA, encoded by the coding sequence ATGGCCCAGACTCTCGGCCCTGTCGCCGCGCTCCTGCTCGGCGTGTTCTTTCTGGTTACCGGGAGCGGCCTGCAGAACACGCTGCTGCCGCTGCGCGGCGCCTTTGAGGGCTTCAGCGCCATCAATCTCGGCATATTGGGGTCGAGCTATTATCTCGGCTTCGTGGTCGGCTGCCTCGCCGTGCCGCATCTGGTGCGCCGCACCGGGCATATCCGCGCCTTCGCCGCCCTCACCTCGGGCGTTGTGGCGGCGATGATGGCGCATCCGCTGTTCATCGAGCCGATCACCTGGTTCGTGCTGCGCACCCTCACCGGCTTCTGCTTCGCCGGGCTCTATCTCGTCATCGAATCCTGGCTCAACGACCGCGCCACCAACCAGACGCGCGGCTTTGTCATGAGCGCCTATGTCATCGTCGACTACGCCGCGCTCACCGCCGGGCAGATGATGATCACGCTCTACCCCGTGCGGGCCTTCGATCTCTTCGCCATCGCCGCCATCCTGTTCTCGCTGGCGACGCTGCCGGTGGCGATCGGCTCCAGCACCCAGCCAGCGCCGATCGAAACCGCGCGCATCCGCCTGCCGCGCCTGTTCAAGGCGGCGCCCGTGGCGATGGCCGGCTGCTTCGCCATCGGCCTCACCAATGGCTCGCTCTGGTCGCTGGGGCCGATCTTCGGCATCGGGCGCGGGCTCACCTCCGACGGCGCCGCGACCTTCATGAGCGCCGTGGTGGTGGCCGGGGCGCTGGCGCAATGGCCGATCGGCTATCTTTCCGACCGCATGGACCGCCGGCGCATCCTCGCCGCGCTGCTGGTGGGCGCGCTGCTGGCGGGCCTGGCGCTGGGCGCGCTGCCATTCGGTCTGCTCGGCCTCAGCCTGCTCGGCATGGTCTATGGTGCCCTGTCGCTGCCGGCCTATTCGCTCGCCGCCGCCCATGCCTATGACCGTACCGCCCCCTCCGAGGCGGTGGAGACGGCGGCGGGGCTGCTCCTGCTCTATGGCGTCGGCTCGGTTGTGGGACCGGCGCTGGCCTCGCTCGGCATGCAGAATTACGGGCCGGGGGCGCTGTTCTTCTTCACTGCCGGCGCCTATGGGCTGCTGCTGATCTTCGTGCTCTGGCGCATCCTGCTGCGCGAGAGGGGGCGGCAGGTGGAGAGCAAGAGCGAACCCATCGCCTCGGCGGCGACCGGCACGGTGCCGCGCCCGGAAAAGGACGCCGCCGACATTCCGCTCAACCCTCTGCGGCGCTGGCGCCGGGCGGCGTCGCCCGGGCCGGCGAGAGCCGCGCCCAGGCCGACAGCGCCGGCCGCGACGCCGCCCCCGGCGGCGGAGACCGAGGGGACGGCGGAGACCGACAAGGATTTCCCCGCCGCACAGGACGGGCGTTCCGACGGCGCCTGA
- a CDS encoding glycoside hydrolase family 15 protein, with product MSTNLDLAAIGNGTIAALIDRNGRICWCCWPRIDGDPVFSSLLGGTEPEAGFFDVVLEGQVKATRRYQTNTAIIETILENDQGAKLRIVDFAPRFKLYDRIYRPATLVRRIEPIAGMCRVTLRLRPHFNWGEQRPTPVRGSNHMRFTGDDVTLRATTDLPIVYVMEERPFVLSKPATLVLGPDEPFPASIADTTRGFEEKTRDYWHEWVRYLSIPYEWQDAVIRAAISLKLCAFEETGGIVAALTTSIPEAPHSIRNWDYRHCWLRDSYFTVRALNMLGATRTMEDYIRYLTTVIASEPSGRLAPVYSIVPGTPLEERFAPALAGFQGMGPVRVGNQAGEQVQNDGYGHVVLAAAQMFFDERLPKRGDRALFELLEGVGARAVDFAFEPDAGLWELRGKRRLHTFSAVMGWAACDRLARIARVLELPERADYWSQRANEIRARILAFAWDEKLGSFVDAEEDGQLDASLLLLAELGFVRPDDPRYIATVETIGRELKRNGYLMRYAGEDDFGLPETSFTICSFWYAGALDLIGRRDEAREMFTSLLARRNPAGLLSEDIDNQTLELWGNIPQTYSMVGLIDTAMRLSKTWEEAFWRGS from the coding sequence GTGAGCACCAATCTCGATCTGGCCGCCATCGGCAACGGCACCATCGCCGCGCTGATCGACCGCAACGGGCGCATCTGCTGGTGCTGCTGGCCGCGCATAGACGGCGATCCGGTGTTCTCCTCGCTGCTCGGCGGCACCGAGCCGGAGGCCGGCTTCTTCGACGTGGTTCTGGAAGGCCAGGTGAAGGCGACGCGCCGCTACCAGACCAACACCGCCATCATTGAAACCATTCTGGAGAACGACCAGGGCGCCAAGCTGCGCATTGTCGACTTCGCCCCGCGCTTCAAACTCTATGACCGCATCTACCGCCCGGCCACGCTGGTGCGGCGCATCGAGCCGATCGCCGGCATGTGCCGGGTTACGCTGCGCCTGCGCCCGCATTTCAACTGGGGCGAACAGCGCCCCACGCCGGTGCGTGGCTCCAACCATATGCGCTTCACCGGCGACGACGTGACGCTGCGTGCCACCACCGACCTGCCCATCGTCTACGTCATGGAGGAACGCCCCTTCGTGCTCAGCAAGCCGGCGACGCTGGTGCTGGGGCCGGACGAGCCTTTCCCCGCCAGCATTGCCGACACCACCCGCGGCTTCGAGGAAAAGACGCGCGACTACTGGCACGAATGGGTGCGCTACCTCTCCATTCCCTATGAGTGGCAGGATGCGGTGATCCGCGCCGCGATCTCGCTCAAGCTCTGCGCCTTCGAGGAAACCGGCGGCATCGTCGCCGCGCTCACCACCTCGATCCCCGAGGCGCCGCACTCCATCCGCAACTGGGACTATCGCCACTGCTGGCTGCGCGATTCCTATTTCACCGTGCGGGCACTGAACATGCTCGGCGCCACCCGCACCATGGAAGACTATATCCGCTACCTCACCACGGTGATCGCCTCCGAGCCGTCGGGCCGGCTGGCGCCGGTCTATTCCATCGTGCCCGGCACGCCGCTGGAAGAGCGCTTCGCCCCGGCGCTGGCGGGCTTTCAGGGCATGGGGCCGGTGCGCGTCGGCAATCAGGCCGGCGAGCAGGTGCAGAATGACGGCTACGGCCATGTCGTGCTGGCGGCGGCGCAGATGTTCTTCGACGAGCGGCTGCCCAAGCGTGGCGACCGCGCGCTGTTCGAACTGCTGGAAGGCGTCGGGGCGCGGGCGGTGGATTTCGCTTTCGAGCCGGATGCCGGGCTGTGGGAACTGCGCGGCAAGCGCCGGCTGCACACTTTCTCGGCGGTGATGGGCTGGGCCGCCTGCGATCGCCTCGCCCGCATCGCCCGGGTGCTGGAACTGCCGGAGCGCGCCGACTATTGGAGCCAGCGCGCCAATGAGATCCGCGCCCGCATTCTCGCCTTCGCCTGGGACGAGAAGCTGGGCAGCTTCGTCGATGCCGAGGAAGACGGCCAGCTTGACGCCAGCCTGCTGCTGCTGGCCGAACTCGGCTTCGTGCGGCCGGACGACCCGCGCTACATCGCCACGGTGGAGACGATCGGTCGCGAACTCAAGCGCAATGGCTATCTCATGCGCTATGCCGGCGAGGACGATTTCGGCCTGCCGGAAACCTCCTTCACCATCTGCTCGTTCTGGTACGCCGGCGCGCTCGATTTGATCGGCCGCCGCGACGAGGCACGGGAGATGTTCACCAGCCTGCTCGCCCGGCGCAACCCGGCCGGGCTTCTGTCGGAAGACATCGACAACCAGACCCTGGAACTGTGGGGCAACATTCCGCAGACCTATTCCATGGTCGGACTGATCGACACGGCCATGCGTCTGTCGAAGACATGGGAGGAAGCCTTTTGGCGCGGCTCGTAA
- the ettA gene encoding energy-dependent translational throttle protein EttA, with translation MAYQFIYHMHGMTKAYPGGKKVLDNVHLSFYPDAKIGILGPNGSGKSTLLKIMAGLDKDFSGEAWVAEGARVGYLPQEPLLDPNLSVRENVMLGVAKQKAILERYNELAMNYSEETADEMTALQDEIEGQGLWDLDSKIDQAMDALGCPEEGSDVSRLSGGERRRVALCQLLLSQPELLLLDEPTNHLDAETTNWLEGHLRNYPGAILIVTHDRYFLDNVTGWILELDRGRGIPYEGNYSSWLAQKAKRMAQENREDEARQRAIASEAEWMGASPKARQAKNKARIQRYDELVRKASEKAPTTAQIVIPVSERLGNNVIEFNGLTKSFGDKLLIENLSFKLPPGGIVGVIGPNGAGKTTLFRMINGLETPDSGSITVGDSVQLGYVDQNRDALDDKKTVWEEISGGNEVLYLGKREINSRAYCGAFNFKGGDQQKKVGMLSGGERNRVHLARILQQGANVLLLDEPTNDLDVETLRALEEALEDFAGCAVIISHDRFFLDRIATHMLAFEGEGHVEWFEGNFHDYEEDKKRRLGVDEIVPHRMKHKKLMR, from the coding sequence ATGGCTTATCAGTTTATCTACCACATGCACGGCATGACCAAGGCCTATCCGGGCGGCAAGAAGGTGCTCGACAATGTGCACCTGTCCTTCTACCCCGACGCCAAGATCGGCATTCTCGGGCCCAACGGCTCGGGTAAGTCCACCCTGCTGAAGATCATGGCCGGGCTCGACAAGGACTTTTCCGGCGAGGCCTGGGTCGCGGAAGGCGCCCGCGTCGGCTACCTGCCGCAGGAGCCGCTGCTCGACCCCAACCTCTCCGTGCGCGAGAACGTGATGCTCGGCGTCGCCAAGCAGAAGGCGATCCTTGAGCGCTACAACGAACTCGCCATGAACTATTCCGAGGAGACCGCGGACGAGATGACCGCGCTCCAGGACGAGATCGAAGGCCAGGGCCTGTGGGATCTCGACAGCAAGATCGACCAGGCGATGGACGCGCTCGGCTGCCCTGAAGAGGGATCGGACGTTTCCCGGCTCTCGGGCGGTGAGCGCCGCCGCGTGGCGCTGTGCCAGCTGCTGCTGTCGCAGCCGGAACTGCTGCTGCTGGACGAACCGACCAACCATCTCGACGCCGAGACCACCAACTGGCTGGAAGGCCATCTGCGCAACTATCCCGGCGCGATCCTAATCGTCACCCATGACCGCTACTTCCTCGACAATGTGACGGGCTGGATCCTCGAACTCGACCGCGGCCGCGGCATTCCCTATGAGGGCAACTATTCCTCCTGGCTGGCGCAGAAGGCCAAGCGCATGGCGCAGGAGAATCGCGAGGACGAGGCCCGCCAGCGTGCGATCGCCTCCGAGGCCGAGTGGATGGGGGCCTCCCCGAAGGCCCGTCAGGCCAAGAACAAGGCCCGTATCCAGCGCTATGACGAGCTGGTACGGAAGGCGTCGGAGAAGGCGCCGACCACCGCCCAGATCGTCATTCCGGTGTCGGAGCGACTCGGCAACAACGTCATCGAGTTCAACGGCCTCACCAAGTCTTTCGGCGACAAGCTGCTGATCGAGAACCTGTCCTTCAAGCTGCCGCCGGGCGGCATCGTCGGCGTCATCGGCCCGAACGGCGCCGGCAAGACCACGCTGTTCCGCATGATCAACGGGCTAGAGACGCCGGATTCCGGCTCCATCACCGTCGGCGACAGCGTGCAACTCGGCTATGTCGACCAGAACCGCGACGCGCTCGACGACAAGAAGACCGTGTGGGAGGAAATCTCCGGCGGCAATGAGGTGCTCTATCTCGGCAAGCGCGAAATCAATTCGCGCGCCTATTGCGGCGCCTTCAACTTCAAGGGCGGCGACCAGCAGAAGAAGGTCGGCATGCTCTCGGGCGGTGAGCGCAACCGCGTGCATCTCGCCCGCATCCTGCAGCAGGGCGCCAATGTGCTGCTGCTGGACGAACCGACCAACGACCTCGACGTGGAAACCCTGCGCGCGCTGGAAGAAGCGCTGGAAGACTTCGCCGGCTGCGCGGTCATCATCTCGCATGACCGCTTCTTCCTCGACCGTATCGCCACCCATATGCTCGCCTTTGAGGGCGAGGGCCATGTCGAGTGGTTCGAGGGCAATTTCCACGACTATGAGGAAGACAAGAAGCGCCGCCTCGGCGTCGACGAGATCGTCCCGCACCGGATGAAGCACAAGAAGCTGATGCGCTGA
- a CDS encoding aldose 1-epimerase family protein: MSESAVRLKSAFLEVDISPQGAEMTGLRDRHGHDLLWNGDPAFWTGRAPLLFPIVGRLPNDQLVHDGKVYPMAQHGFARRRAFTLEEASEQAARLALHEDEETLRQYPFPFSLTVTYRLEEATLTIEAEVANTGPGVLPASVGFHPAFRWPLPYGGSRADHRLVFEKAEAEAIHRPVGGLLSAATEPNPAVDAILEPTDALFERDALIFLDLRSHHVRFGVPGEPGLEVAFPDMPHLGIWSKPGAPFLCIEPWAGYASPEDGPAEFIDKPGLSLLAPGARKRFAMSVRWLPDVGRLIGPHEVDG; encoded by the coding sequence ATGAGCGAGAGCGCGGTACGGCTGAAATCGGCGTTCCTTGAGGTCGATATCTCGCCTCAGGGCGCGGAAATGACCGGCTTGAGGGACCGGCACGGGCACGACCTGTTGTGGAATGGCGACCCGGCCTTCTGGACCGGGCGCGCGCCGCTGCTGTTTCCCATTGTCGGGCGGTTGCCCAACGACCAGCTCGTGCATGACGGCAAGGTCTACCCGATGGCGCAGCACGGCTTCGCCCGGCGCCGCGCCTTCACACTGGAAGAGGCGAGCGAGCAGGCGGCCCGCCTCGCGCTGCATGAGGACGAGGAGACGCTGCGGCAATACCCGTTCCCGTTCTCGCTCACCGTCACCTACCGGCTGGAAGAGGCGACGCTTACCATCGAGGCCGAGGTCGCGAACACGGGGCCGGGCGTGCTGCCGGCGAGCGTCGGCTTTCACCCCGCCTTCCGCTGGCCGCTGCCCTATGGCGGCAGCCGCGCCGACCACCGGCTGGTGTTCGAGAAGGCGGAGGCCGAGGCGATCCACCGCCCGGTCGGCGGGTTGCTATCGGCCGCCACCGAGCCCAACCCGGCGGTCGACGCGATCCTGGAGCCGACCGACGCCCTGTTCGAGCGCGACGCGCTGATCTTCCTTGATCTGCGCTCGCACCATGTGCGCTTCGGCGTGCCGGGGGAGCCGGGGCTGGAAGTCGCCTTCCCCGACATGCCGCATCTCGGCATCTGGTCGAAGCCCGGCGCGCCATTCCTGTGCATCGAACCCTGGGCCGGCTATGCCTCACCCGAGGACGGGCCGGCCGAATTCATCGACAAGCCGGGCCTGTCGCTGCTCGCGCCCGGCGCGCGCAAGCGCTTCGCCATGTCGGTGCGCTGGCTGCCCGATGTCGGCCGGCTGATCGGCCCGCACGAGGTGGACGGGTAG
- a CDS encoding DUF2798 domain-containing protein, with translation MARMASPLFRKLPARYAGLVMPLVLSVLMTFVVSAIATLRSLGPGPDFLAMWPTAWALSWLVAFPTLLLVLPVVRRIVGLMVEAPGH, from the coding sequence ATGGCCCGCATGGCCTCTCCCCTCTTCCGCAAGCTGCCGGCACGCTATGCCGGCCTCGTCATGCCGCTGGTGCTCTCGGTGCTGATGACCTTCGTGGTCTCGGCCATCGCCACGCTGCGCAGTCTCGGCCCCGGCCCGGATTTCCTCGCCATGTGGCCGACGGCGTGGGCGCTGTCCTGGCTAGTGGCGTTCCCCACCCTGCTGCTCGTGCTGCCGGTCGTCCGGCGCATCGTCGGCCTCATGGTCGAAGCGCCGGGACACTGA
- the tam gene encoding trans-aconitate 2-methyltransferase, whose translation MTEDWNPALYLTFEDERTRPPRDLLARVPLSHPRRVIDLGCGPGNSTELLAQRWPQAEVIGVDNSPAMIEQARARLPGLRFELADLASWAPPEDTDLLFANAVFQWVPDHLDVLARLLDQLPPGGVLAVQMPDNVNEPSHLLMEEAATAGPWADRIAGAARDVLPAVGAYYDRLAPLARQVDIWHTLYNHPLAGPAAIADWFRSTGLRPYLAPLDAAEREAFLADYTARLARAYPARVDGKVLLRFPRLFIVAVR comes from the coding sequence ATGACCGAAGACTGGAACCCCGCCCTCTACCTTACCTTCGAGGATGAGCGCACCCGCCCGCCGCGCGACCTGCTGGCGCGGGTGCCGCTTTCCCATCCGCGCCGCGTGATCGACCTTGGCTGCGGGCCGGGCAATTCGACGGAATTGCTGGCGCAGCGCTGGCCACAGGCCGAGGTGATCGGCGTCGACAATTCCCCCGCCATGATCGAGCAGGCCCGCGCCCGCCTGCCGGGCCTCCGCTTCGAACTGGCGGACCTCGCCTCCTGGGCGCCGCCCGAAGACACGGACCTGCTCTTCGCCAATGCCGTGTTCCAGTGGGTGCCGGACCATCTCGATGTGCTGGCGCGGCTGCTCGACCAGTTGCCGCCGGGCGGCGTGCTGGCGGTGCAGATGCCGGACAATGTCAACGAGCCCTCGCATCTCCTGATGGAGGAAGCCGCCACTGCCGGGCCCTGGGCGGACCGCATCGCCGGCGCGGCGCGCGATGTTCTGCCCGCCGTCGGGGCCTATTACGACCGGCTCGCGCCGCTCGCCCGCCAGGTCGATATCTGGCACACGCTGTACAACCACCCGCTGGCGGGGCCGGCGGCCATTGCCGACTGGTTCCGCTCCACCGGCCTGCGGCCCTATCTCGCCCCGCTGGACGCGGCGGAGCGGGAGGCGTTTCTCGCCGACTACACCGCGCGGCTGGCCAGGGCCTACCCCGCGCGTGTCGACGGAAAGGTGCTGCTGCGCTTTCCCCGGCTGTTCATCGTCGCGGTGCGCTGA
- the otsA gene encoding alpha,alpha-trehalose-phosphate synthase (UDP-forming), whose amino-acid sequence MARLVIVSNRVASPKERAAKAGGLAVALREALSQRGGLWFGWSGETEVNPPDAPKVFRSGRVSYALLDLDPDDQRAHYAGYANGTLWPLCHYRLGLLSFRKADWEGYRRVNAHFARALMPLLKPDDIVWVHDYHFIPLAAELRKLGFEGRIGYFHHIPWPTPEVYLSLPSHAALVDDLSRYDLVGLQTENDVRALLTYISSEIRGWIAPGGTVGLRDRRFRVAAYPIGIDADAFVRDAKKSVGSEEERRLNESLAGRALAVGVDRLDYSKGLPGKFAAFGELLRSYPEHRSQVTMMQVAPLSRSEVAEYQALRRELEELGGAINGEFAEFDWVPLRYLNRPFQRATLAAIYRRARIGLVTPLRDGMNLVAKEYVAAQDPEDPGVLVLSRFAGAADELKGSLLVNPYDIEGMAAAMDRALTMPLEERRTRWRTNMDTVETNTIHHWCQRFIDELTNVTDQFGPAADARGAARTL is encoded by the coding sequence TTGGCGCGGCTCGTAATCGTCTCGAACCGGGTGGCGTCGCCCAAGGAGCGCGCCGCCAAGGCGGGCGGGCTGGCGGTGGCGCTGCGCGAGGCGCTGAGCCAGCGCGGCGGGCTCTGGTTCGGCTGGAGCGGGGAAACCGAGGTCAACCCGCCGGACGCGCCCAAAGTGTTTCGTTCCGGCCGCGTCAGCTATGCGCTGCTCGATCTCGACCCCGACGACCAGCGCGCCCATTATGCCGGCTATGCCAATGGCACGCTGTGGCCGCTATGCCATTACCGGCTCGGCCTGCTGTCCTTCCGCAAGGCCGATTGGGAGGGCTACCGGCGGGTGAACGCGCATTTCGCCCGCGCGCTGATGCCGCTGCTCAAGCCTGACGATATCGTCTGGGTGCACGACTACCATTTCATCCCGCTGGCGGCGGAGTTGCGCAAGCTCGGCTTCGAGGGGCGGATCGGCTATTTCCATCACATTCCGTGGCCGACGCCCGAGGTCTATCTCAGCCTGCCCTCGCATGCGGCGTTGGTGGACGACCTCTCCCGCTACGATCTCGTGGGGCTGCAGACCGAGAACGATGTCCGCGCGCTGCTGACCTATATCTCCTCGGAAATTCGTGGCTGGATCGCCCCCGGCGGCACGGTGGGGCTGCGGGACCGGCGCTTCCGCGTCGCCGCCTACCCGATCGGCATCGACGCCGACGCCTTTGTCCGGGACGCGAAAAAATCCGTCGGCAGCGAGGAGGAGCGACGGCTGAATGAGAGCCTCGCCGGCCGGGCGCTGGCGGTCGGCGTCGACCGGCTGGACTATTCCAAGGGACTGCCGGGCAAATTCGCCGCTTTCGGCGAATTGCTGCGCAGCTATCCCGAACACCGGTCCCAGGTCACGATGATGCAGGTCGCGCCGCTCTCGCGCAGCGAGGTGGCGGAGTATCAGGCGCTGCGCCGCGAGCTGGAGGAGCTGGGCGGGGCCATCAATGGCGAATTCGCCGAGTTCGACTGGGTGCCGCTGCGCTATCTCAACCGGCCGTTCCAGCGCGCGACGCTGGCCGCCATCTACCGCCGCGCCCGCATCGGGCTGGTGACGCCCTTGCGCGACGGCATGAATCTCGTCGCCAAGGAATATGTCGCGGCGCAGGACCCGGAAGACCCCGGCGTGCTGGTGCTCTCGCGCTTCGCGGGCGCGGCGGACGAATTGAAGGGCTCGCTGCTGGTCAACCCCTACGATATCGAGGGCATGGCGGCGGCGATGGACCGGGCGCTGACCATGCCGCTGGAGGAGCGCCGCACGCGCTGGCGCACCAATATGGACACGGTGGAGACCAACACCATCCACCATTGGTGCCAACGCTTCATCGACGAACTGACCAACGTCACCGACCAGTTCGGCCCGGCTGCGGATGCGCGGGGAGCCGCACGAACGCTGTGA
- a CDS encoding DUF1328 domain-containing protein has protein sequence MIKYAVIFLVISMIAGAIGMTGVSQLARRISLVLFGLFFLGFLLLIGFALLVDQAVSTL, from the coding sequence ATGATCAAATACGCCGTCATCTTCCTGGTGATCTCGATGATCGCCGGCGCCATCGGCATGACCGGCGTGTCGCAACTGGCGCGCAGGATTTCCCTCGTGCTGTTCGGGCTGTTCTTCCTCGGCTTCCTGCTGCTGATCGGCTTCGCCCTACTGGTCGATCAGGCGGTATCGACGCTGTGA
- the otsB gene encoding trehalose-phosphatase: MAIEPSDPLSLLPRPDWALFLDIDGTLIEHADHPEGVDIPRDLPELLARLQHTLEGAVALVSGRTIDWMDRRFAPARLAASGQHGAEVRLAPDAPAVPIPLPKWRKPLEQALDEVLATWPGVFVEHKPLSLAVHFRAVPQFGEAIMDRVIALGTGIDDGVEFLKGKYVIEVRQAGRNKGTAVAELMNSALFSGRRPVFLGDDVTDEDGFRAVRAAGGLAFAVGPRPTDQADYRLASPSAVRRWLTDLPKALERVDS; this comes from the coding sequence ATGGCGATAGAACCGAGCGATCCCCTCTCCTTGCTTCCCCGCCCTGACTGGGCTCTCTTCCTCGATATTGACGGCACCCTGATCGAGCACGCCGACCATCCCGAGGGCGTGGACATTCCCCGCGACCTGCCGGAGCTTCTGGCCCGGCTTCAGCACACGCTCGAGGGCGCGGTGGCGCTGGTGTCGGGCCGCACCATCGACTGGATGGACCGCCGTTTCGCTCCCGCCCGCCTTGCCGCCTCCGGCCAGCACGGGGCGGAGGTGCGCCTCGCCCCGGACGCGCCCGCGGTGCCGATACCGCTGCCGAAATGGCGCAAGCCGCTGGAGCAGGCGCTGGACGAGGTGCTGGCGACCTGGCCCGGCGTGTTCGTCGAGCACAAGCCGCTGTCGCTCGCCGTGCATTTCCGCGCCGTGCCGCAGTTCGGCGAGGCGATCATGGACCGGGTGATCGCGCTCGGCACCGGCATTGATGACGGGGTCGAGTTCCTCAAGGGCAAATATGTCATCGAGGTCCGCCAGGCTGGGCGCAACAAGGGCACGGCGGTGGCGGAGCTGATGAACTCGGCGCTGTTCAGCGGTCGCCGGCCGGTGTTTCTCGGCGATGATGTGACCGACGAGGACGGCTTCCGCGCGGTGCGCGCCGCCGGCGGGCTGGCATTCGCCGTCGGGCCCCGCCCGACCGATCAGGCCGACTACAGGCTCGCCTCGCCCAGCGCGGTGCGACGCTGGCTGACCGACCTTCCCAAGGCACTGGAGCGCGTGGATTCGTGA